A DNA window from Micromonospora inyonensis contains the following coding sequences:
- a CDS encoding flavin-containing monooxygenase: protein MTVDHVDVLIVGAGLSGVGAACHLRRSCPEKTLAIIEGRDAVGGTWDLFRYPGVRSDSDMFTLGYSFRPWTDPKAIADGDSIRRYVRETAREYGVDALIRFRHRVVAAEWSSADARWTVRAQRTDTAETVVLTCGFLYACAGYYRYDEGWTPRFPGADRFIGRIVHPQHWPDDLDHTGRRVVVIGSGATAVTLVPALADRAAHVTMLQRSPGYVVSLPSRDRLADALRRRLPAHVAYPLVRWKNVLATTAMFQFSRRAPRLARSLLRRGVRRALPAGYDVDTHFSPRYDPWDERLCVVPDGDLFAAVRSGRAEVVTDTVETFTENGIRLTSGRDLPADVIVTATGLNLLAVGGIELTVDGDRVDLAGTVAYKGMMLSGVPNFAMTLGYTNASWTLKADLVAGYVCRLLHHLDRHGHQVCTPLAPDTDRLDPIIDLRSGYVRRSVDALPKQGPAAPWRLHQNYPRDVWTMRHGPVDDGVRFSRAAAPVTTGEGASHA, encoded by the coding sequence ATGACAGTGGACCACGTCGACGTGCTCATCGTCGGTGCCGGCCTCTCCGGGGTCGGAGCCGCCTGCCATCTGCGCCGCAGCTGTCCGGAGAAGACCCTCGCCATCATCGAGGGCCGGGACGCCGTCGGCGGCACCTGGGACCTCTTCCGTTATCCCGGCGTCCGCTCCGACTCCGACATGTTCACCCTCGGCTACTCGTTCCGCCCCTGGACCGACCCGAAGGCCATCGCCGACGGCGACTCGATCCGCCGCTACGTCCGCGAGACCGCCCGCGAGTACGGCGTCGACGCGCTGATCCGGTTCCGGCACCGCGTGGTGGCCGCGGAGTGGTCCAGCGCCGATGCCCGCTGGACGGTCCGCGCGCAACGCACCGACACCGCGGAGACGGTGGTCCTCACCTGCGGCTTCCTCTACGCGTGTGCCGGCTACTACCGGTACGACGAGGGGTGGACCCCGCGCTTCCCCGGTGCCGACCGTTTCATCGGCCGGATCGTGCACCCCCAACACTGGCCCGACGACCTCGACCACACTGGGCGGCGGGTGGTGGTGATCGGCAGCGGCGCGACCGCGGTCACCCTCGTCCCGGCGCTGGCCGACCGCGCCGCCCACGTCACCATGCTGCAACGCTCACCCGGCTACGTGGTCTCGCTGCCGTCCCGGGACCGGCTCGCCGACGCGCTGCGCCGCCGGCTGCCCGCCCACGTCGCCTATCCGCTGGTGCGGTGGAAGAACGTCCTCGCCACCACGGCGATGTTCCAGTTCAGCCGCCGCGCGCCCCGACTGGCGCGGTCCCTGCTGCGTCGCGGCGTGCGCCGTGCGCTGCCCGCCGGCTACGACGTCGACACGCATTTCTCACCCCGGTACGACCCCTGGGACGAGCGTCTCTGCGTGGTCCCCGACGGCGACCTGTTCGCCGCCGTCCGGTCCGGCCGCGCCGAGGTGGTCACCGACACCGTCGAGACGTTCACCGAGAACGGCATCCGCCTGACCTCCGGCCGGGACCTGCCGGCGGACGTCATCGTCACCGCCACCGGCCTGAACCTGCTCGCCGTCGGCGGCATCGAGCTGACCGTCGACGGCGACCGGGTCGACCTGGCCGGCACCGTCGCATACAAGGGCATGATGCTCTCCGGCGTGCCGAACTTCGCGATGACCCTCGGCTACACCAACGCCTCGTGGACGCTCAAGGCCGACCTCGTCGCCGGGTACGTCTGCCGGCTGCTGCACCACCTGGACCGGCACGGCCACCAGGTGTGCACCCCACTCGCACCGGACACCGACCGGCTGGACCCGATCATCGACCTGCGCTCCGGCTACGTACGACGCAGCGTCGACGCCCTGCCCAAGCAGGGCCCTGCCGCGCCGTGGCGGTTGCACCAGAACTATCCCCGGGACGTGTGGACGATGCGGCACGGCCCGGTCGACGACGGGGTGCGGTTCTCCCGGGCCGCCGCGCCGGTCACCACCGGGGAAGGAGCCTCCCATGCGTGA
- a CDS encoding SDR family NAD(P)-dependent oxidoreductase, whose protein sequence is MRDLLFTDGVAVVTGAAGGIGEALAHRLAHRGSHLVLLDRDAERLAQVAAAVGAARPALRVDTHVVDLADADATARVAEMVRAAHPAIRLLVNNAGVALGGRFDEVTLEEFSWVIDINFRAVVQLTHALLPALKAEPGSHLVNLSSLFGLIAPPGQAAYAASKFAVRGFTEALRHELAGDGVGVTCVHPGGIRTRIAESARVGSGVDPDEYEAGRRQFEKLLTIDPARAAEVILDGVRRRRGRVLIGWSATLPDLLARLLPGSYGRLLALGNGRSVRPAKDRA, encoded by the coding sequence ATGCGTGACCTGCTCTTCACCGACGGCGTTGCCGTGGTCACCGGCGCGGCCGGGGGCATCGGCGAAGCCCTCGCGCACCGCCTGGCCCACCGGGGCAGCCACCTCGTCCTGCTCGACCGGGACGCCGAGCGGCTCGCGCAGGTGGCCGCCGCGGTGGGGGCCGCGCGCCCCGCGCTCCGGGTCGACACCCATGTGGTCGACCTGGCCGACGCCGACGCCACCGCGCGGGTCGCCGAGATGGTGCGCGCCGCGCATCCGGCGATCCGGCTGCTGGTCAACAACGCCGGGGTCGCGCTGGGCGGCCGGTTCGACGAGGTCACCCTGGAGGAGTTCTCCTGGGTGATCGACATCAACTTCCGGGCGGTGGTGCAGCTGACCCACGCGCTGCTGCCCGCCCTGAAGGCGGAACCCGGTTCGCACCTGGTCAACCTCTCCAGCCTCTTCGGCCTCATCGCCCCACCCGGCCAGGCGGCCTACGCGGCCAGCAAGTTCGCCGTCCGGGGGTTCACCGAGGCGCTGCGGCACGAACTGGCCGGCGACGGCGTCGGCGTCACCTGCGTGCACCCCGGCGGCATCCGTACCCGGATCGCCGAGAGCGCCCGGGTCGGCAGCGGCGTCGACCCCGACGAGTACGAGGCCGGCCGCCGCCAGTTCGAGAAACTGCTCACCATCGACCCGGCCCGGGCCGCCGAGGTCATCCTCGACGGCGTACGCCGCCGTCGGGGCCGTGTGCTCATCGGCTGGTCGGCGACCCTGCCCGACCTGTTGGCCCGGCTTCTGCCCGGCTCCTACGGCCGGCTGCTCGCCCTCGGCAACGGGCGTTCCGTCCGGCCCGCGAAGGACCGGGCATGA
- a CDS encoding alpha/beta fold hydrolase, whose translation MSDSWLTVAGRRVRYRVDGAGPPVVLLHGIGRSLEDWAEQHDLLRDRFRVHSLDLPGYGRSAPLPVPHTLPALADAVARFCDEVGITGPAHLAGNSLGGAVAMQLAVRDPARVASLVLVNSAGFGREVALALRILAIRPLGWMLLRPSRLAARRVTRSLFHDPTHVTEARVAHALALAREPHAARVMRETLRSLGGVRGVHPQWRTALLDAVAALPVPVLVTWGDRDLILPVTHLAAARARLPHARTHLFRGCGHLPQVECAEEFSRIVTDLWATPD comes from the coding sequence ATGAGCGACAGCTGGCTCACCGTCGCCGGTCGACGGGTCCGCTACCGGGTCGACGGGGCCGGGCCGCCGGTGGTGCTGCTGCACGGCATCGGCCGCAGCCTGGAGGACTGGGCCGAGCAACACGACCTGCTCCGTGACCGGTTCCGTGTCCACTCCCTCGACCTGCCCGGTTACGGCCGCAGCGCGCCGCTGCCCGTACCGCACACCCTGCCGGCGTTGGCCGACGCGGTGGCGCGGTTCTGCGACGAGGTCGGGATCACCGGCCCGGCGCACCTGGCCGGCAACTCCCTCGGTGGGGCCGTGGCCATGCAGTTGGCCGTCCGCGACCCGGCCCGGGTGGCCAGCCTGGTGCTGGTCAACAGCGCCGGCTTCGGCCGGGAGGTGGCTCTCGCGCTGCGGATCCTGGCGATCCGTCCGCTCGGGTGGATGCTGCTGCGGCCCAGCCGGCTCGCCGCCCGCCGGGTCACCCGGTCGCTGTTCCACGACCCGACCCACGTCACCGAGGCCCGGGTCGCGCACGCCCTCGCCCTGGCCCGCGAGCCGCACGCCGCCCGGGTGATGCGGGAAACCCTGCGCAGCCTCGGCGGGGTGCGCGGCGTCCACCCGCAGTGGCGGACAGCCCTGCTCGACGCGGTGGCCGCGCTGCCGGTGCCCGTCCTGGTCACCTGGGGCGACCGCGACCTGATCCTGCCCGTCACCCACCTCGCGGCGGCCCGCGCCCGGCTGCCCCACGCCCGTACCCACCTCTTCCGCGGCTGCGGCCACCTGCCCCAGGTGGAGTGCGCCGAGGAGTTCAGCCGAATCGTCACCGACCTCTGGGCCACCCCCGACTGA
- a CDS encoding S-(hydroxymethyl)mycothiol dehydrogenase yields the protein MSQEVRGVISRRKGAPVEVTTVVVPDPGPGEAVVRVQSCGVCHTDLHYREGGISDDYPFLLGHEAAGIVEQVGEGVTGVAPGDFVVLNWRAVCGDCRACRRGRPWYCFNTHNAARKMTLTDGTELTPALGIGAFAEKTLVHAGQCTKVDPAARPAAVGLLGCGVMAGLGAAMNTGGVVRGDSVAVIGCGGVGDAAVAGAVLAGATTIVAVDRDPRKLDWARRFGATHTVDASAEDPVEAIRAATGGFGADVVIDAVGRPETWKQAFYARDLAGTVVLVGVPTPEMTVDLPLLDVFGRGGALKSSWYGDCLPSRDFPALTELYLQGRLDLDAFVTEEIGLDQVEDAFGRMHAGDVLRSVVVL from the coding sequence ATGAGCCAGGAAGTGCGGGGAGTGATCTCCCGACGCAAGGGCGCACCGGTCGAGGTCACCACGGTCGTCGTGCCGGATCCGGGGCCCGGGGAGGCCGTCGTCCGCGTCCAGTCCTGCGGGGTGTGCCACACCGACCTGCACTACCGCGAGGGTGGCATCAGCGACGACTACCCGTTCCTGCTCGGTCACGAGGCCGCCGGCATCGTCGAACAGGTGGGGGAGGGGGTCACCGGGGTCGCTCCCGGCGACTTCGTGGTGCTCAACTGGCGGGCGGTCTGCGGCGACTGCCGCGCCTGCCGGCGGGGCCGCCCCTGGTACTGCTTCAACACCCACAACGCGGCCCGGAAGATGACCCTCACCGACGGCACCGAACTGACCCCGGCGCTGGGCATCGGCGCGTTCGCGGAGAAGACCCTCGTCCACGCGGGACAGTGCACCAAGGTCGACCCGGCGGCCCGACCGGCCGCCGTCGGCCTGCTCGGCTGCGGGGTGATGGCCGGGCTCGGCGCGGCGATGAACACCGGCGGGGTCGTCCGGGGCGACTCGGTCGCGGTGATCGGCTGCGGCGGCGTGGGTGACGCGGCGGTCGCCGGTGCGGTGCTGGCCGGCGCGACCACGATCGTCGCCGTCGACCGGGACCCCCGCAAGCTCGACTGGGCCCGCAGGTTCGGGGCCACACACACCGTCGACGCCTCCGCGGAGGACCCGGTGGAGGCGATCCGCGCGGCCACCGGCGGCTTCGGCGCCGACGTGGTGATCGACGCGGTGGGTCGCCCGGAAACCTGGAAGCAGGCGTTCTACGCCCGCGACCTCGCCGGCACGGTCGTGCTGGTCGGGGTGCCCACTCCCGAGATGACCGTCGACCTGCCGCTGCTGGACGTCTTCGGCCGGGGTGGAGCGCTCAAGTCGAGCTGGTACGGCGACTGCCTGCCCAGCCGGGACTTCCCGGCGCTGACCGAGCTCTACCTCCAGGGCCGCCTTGACCTCGACGCGTTCGTCACCGAGGAGATCGGCCTGGACCAGGTCGAGGACGCCTTCGGCCGGATGCACGCCGGCGACGTGCTCCGCTCGGTGGTGGTCCTCTGA
- a CDS encoding MBL fold metallo-hydrolase yields the protein MPARIDHAVTSGTFSLDGQTFDVDNNVWVVGDDTECVVLDAPHDVEAILRTVAGRRVRAILATHAHDDHVRVAPELSRATGAPVLLHPADRVLWDMVHPEVPPGGELRDGDTIEVAGTALRVLHTPGHSPGACSFHAPGLGAVFTGDTLFAGGPGATGRSFSDFGTIVDSIRERLLTLPPETVVHTGHGDSTSIGAEAPHLPDWLARGH from the coding sequence ATGCCGGCGCGGATCGACCACGCCGTCACCAGCGGCACCTTCTCCCTCGACGGCCAGACCTTCGACGTGGACAACAACGTCTGGGTGGTCGGCGACGACACCGAGTGTGTCGTCCTGGACGCCCCGCACGACGTCGAGGCGATCCTGCGAACCGTCGCCGGTCGGCGGGTCCGGGCGATCCTGGCCACCCACGCCCACGACGACCACGTCCGGGTGGCCCCGGAGCTGAGTCGGGCCACGGGTGCGCCGGTGCTGCTGCACCCCGCCGACCGCGTGCTCTGGGACATGGTCCACCCGGAGGTGCCGCCCGGCGGTGAGCTGCGGGACGGCGACACGATCGAGGTCGCCGGCACCGCCCTGCGGGTGCTGCACACCCCGGGCCACAGCCCGGGCGCGTGCAGCTTCCACGCCCCCGGTCTCGGCGCGGTCTTCACCGGCGACACCCTGTTCGCCGGGGGGCCCGGGGCGACGGGGCGGTCGTTCAGCGACTTCGGCACGATCGTCGACTCCATCCGGGAGCGGTTGCTGACCCTTCCGCCGGAGACGGTCGTGCACACCGGTCACGGCGACAGCACCAGCATCGGTGCCGAGGCCCCACACCTGCCCGACTGGCTGGCCCGCGGACACTGA